The following proteins come from a genomic window of Rutidosis leptorrhynchoides isolate AG116_Rl617_1_P2 chromosome 10, CSIRO_AGI_Rlap_v1, whole genome shotgun sequence:
- the LOC139872328 gene encoding F-box protein CPR1-like has translation MSDVPLPTDVLARILSRLPVRSLLRFRSVSKSFHALIDSPYLINLHLNHSAKSNSHLNLMFGGDRSLSYLNLDSPTNTVTKIDNPLYFAIFETVVLGACNGVLCLCTTEPDNEVAFWNPVVRKFKKVRLSPAKCIEGYGRGICIKGYGYDHVNDEYKVVRLVQYRDLFNEIVHSSLEVYGTKRDGWREVEGGFPYHVCYRRNFNVFCNGCLHWLVSKKPDRKLGYMIVEFDLVTDELRLIVGPEFGDGNVRVSLGVLGGCLCVVCNDPKMVDVWIMKGFGDKKTWIKLISSVDVKLVLDLDFLRPIVYSKSGREVLLEKNFERLYWYDLENKTVKRLKVKGMPRLFISEVFNASLVQVKIGSESGSGKKKVKVETKNEKKRDDFLSKGFRLVL, from the coding sequence ATGTCCGACGTTCCTTTACCAACCGATGTACTCGCCCGCATCCTCTCACGGTTACCGGTTCGATCACTGCTCCGATTCAGGTCTGTTTCCAAATCATTTCATGCCCTAATTGATTCCCCTTATCTAATCAACCTTCATCTGAATCATTCAGCCAAATCTAATTCACATCTTAATCTCATGTTCGGTGGTGACCGATCACTCTCTTACTTAAACCTAGATTCACCTACTAACACTGTTACTAAAATAGATAACCCTTTATACTTTGCTATATTCGAAACTGTCGTTTTAGGCGCCTGTAACGGCGTTTTATGTTTATGTACTACTGAACCTGATAATGAGGTTGCGTTCTGGAACCCTGTGGTTCGCAAGTTTAAAAAAGTCCGATTAAGCCCTGCGAAATGTATCGAAGGTTATGGTAGAGGGATTTGTATCAAAGGATATGGTTATGATCATGTGAATGATGAGTATAAGGTTGTTAGATTGGTGCAATATCGTGATTTGTTTAATGAGATTGTGCATTCTAGTTTGGAGGTTTACGGAACGAAACGAGACGGTTGGAGGGAAGTAGAAGGAGGGTTTCCGTATCATGTTTGTTATCGAAGGAACTTTAACGTGTTTTGTAATGGTTGTTTGCATTGGTTGGTTAGTAAGAAACCGGATAGGAAGTTAGGGTATATGATTGTTGAGTTTGATCTTGTGACGGATGAGTTGCGATTGATTGTGGGACCGGAGTTTGGTGATGGTAATGTGAGAGTTAGTTTGGGGGTTTTGGGAGGGTGTTTGTGTGTGGTGTGTAATGATCCTAAAATGGTTGATGTTTGGATTATGAAGGGTTTTGGGGATAAGAAAACGTGGATAAAGTTGATTTCGAGTGTGGATGTTAAGCTTGTGTTGGATTTGGATTTTTTGAGGCCGATTGTGTATTCGAAGAGTGGGAGAGAAGTGTTGTTGGAGAAGAATTTTGAGAGGCTTTATTGGTATGATCTTGAGAATAAGACGGTAAAACGATTGAAGGTTAAAGGTATGCCGAGATTGTTTATAAGTGAAGTGTTTAATGCAAGTCTTGTTCAGGTGAAAATTGGTAGTGAATCTGGGAGTGGTAAAAAGAAGGTGAAAGTTGAGACTAAGAATGAGAAAAAACGAGATGACTTTTTATCGAAAGGGTTCCGACTTGTGCTTTGA